Proteins encoded by one window of Polyodon spathula isolate WHYD16114869_AA chromosome 16, ASM1765450v1, whole genome shotgun sequence:
- the LOC121329375 gene encoding uncharacterized protein LOC121329375 isoform X1, which yields MDSASPEQLQRLLRFEFNKLAVQICRNLRDQNSFQWLKTLWAGIVPKQKLDSATDISHFLLMLLEGDHVSLTNIELLKAQFDALELGHLTQLCSEYEDRAAVLRETAFLSGLSSDCIEDFQRFNIGDTSDDGLFISSHPPVSESGSCLCGTQPVNEPEESDENHFKPGSAQITPTALTPTALTPSCSPQGMLGKDSCSPQGMLGKKSCSPQVMLGKESCSPQVMLGKESCLLEQEVSSPILDSPTGCPAKFSRSLQGPKLNPDMFIKDLPFSIWHQFTVALSVQRADGHDWRWLADKLGIPATYRDLWRQNCSNPAEKVLDSWKNKIGEATVGTLFNHMISMEREDLADIL from the exons ATGGATTCAGCGAGTCCGGAACAGCTACAAAGGCTATTGCGGTTTGAATTTAACAAGCTGGCTGTGCAAATATGCCGAAACTTAAGGGACCAAAACAGTTTTCAATGGCTCAAGACGCTTTGGGCAGGGATAGTCCCTAAACAGAAACTCGATTCGGCGACAGATATCAGCCATTTCCTGCTAATGCTGTTGGAAGGTGACCACGTTTCCCTCACCAACATTGAGCTGCTTAAAGCCCAGTTTGATGCGCTGGAGCTTGGACACCTAACCCAGCTCTGCTCGGAGTACGAGGACAGAGCCGCCGTTCTGCGAGAGACAG CATTTCTCAGTGGACTCAGCAGCGATTGCATTGAGGATTTCCAGCGATTTAACATTGGAGACACATCAGACGACGGTTTGTTCATCAGCTCCCACCCTccagtatcagaatctgggagcTGCCTCTGTGGTACCCAGCCCGTGAACGAACCGGAGGAGAGCGACGAAAACCATTTCAAACCGGGTTCGGCACAGATCACGCCCACTGCTCTGACGCCCACTGCTCTGACCCCCAGCTGCTCACCGCAGGGGATGCTAGGAAAGGACAGTTGCTCACCGCAGGGGATGCTGGGAAAGAAGAGTTGCTCACCGCAGGTGATGCTGGGAAAGGAGAGTTGCTCACCGCAGGTGATGCTGGGAAAGGAGAGTTGCCTACTGGAGCAGGAGGTGTCGTCCCCTATTTTGGATTCGCCAACTGGGTGCCCTGCAAAGTTCAGCAGGAGTCTGCAAG GTCCGAAGCTCAACCCAGACATGTTCATCAAAGACCTGCCCTTCTCTATCTGGCACCAGTTCACCGTGGCTCTCAGCGTGCAGCGAGCGGACG GACATGACTGGCGCTGGCTGGCAGACAAGCTTGGCATCCCAGCCACCTACAGAGACCTCTGGAGACAGAACTGCAGCAACCCAGCAGAAAAGGTGCTGGACTCCTGGAAG AATAAAATCGGAGAAGCGACTGTTGGAACTCTGTTTAATCACATGATCAGTATGGAGCGAGAAGACTTGGCAGACATTTTGTAA
- the LOC121329375 gene encoding uncharacterized protein LOC121329375 isoform X2, translating into MSLFPAFLSGLSSDCIEDFQRFNIGDTSDDGLFISSHPPVSESGSCLCGTQPVNEPEESDENHFKPGSAQITPTALTPTALTPSCSPQGMLGKDSCSPQGMLGKKSCSPQVMLGKESCSPQVMLGKESCLLEQEVSSPILDSPTGCPAKFSRSLQGPKLNPDMFIKDLPFSIWHQFTVALSVQRADGHDWRWLADKLGIPATYRDLWRQNCSNPAEKVLDSWKNKIGEATVGTLFNHMISMEREDLADIL; encoded by the exons ATGTCACTCTTCCCAGCATTTCTCAGTGGACTCAGCAGCGATTGCATTGAGGATTTCCAGCGATTTAACATTGGAGACACATCAGACGACGGTTTGTTCATCAGCTCCCACCCTccagtatcagaatctgggagcTGCCTCTGTGGTACCCAGCCCGTGAACGAACCGGAGGAGAGCGACGAAAACCATTTCAAACCGGGTTCGGCACAGATCACGCCCACTGCTCTGACGCCCACTGCTCTGACCCCCAGCTGCTCACCGCAGGGGATGCTAGGAAAGGACAGTTGCTCACCGCAGGGGATGCTGGGAAAGAAGAGTTGCTCACCGCAGGTGATGCTGGGAAAGGAGAGTTGCTCACCGCAGGTGATGCTGGGAAAGGAGAGTTGCCTACTGGAGCAGGAGGTGTCGTCCCCTATTTTGGATTCGCCAACTGGGTGCCCTGCAAAGTTCAGCAGGAGTCTGCAAG GTCCGAAGCTCAACCCAGACATGTTCATCAAAGACCTGCCCTTCTCTATCTGGCACCAGTTCACCGTGGCTCTCAGCGTGCAGCGAGCGGACG GACATGACTGGCGCTGGCTGGCAGACAAGCTTGGCATCCCAGCCACCTACAGAGACCTCTGGAGACAGAACTGCAGCAACCCAGCAGAAAAGGTGCTGGACTCCTGGAAG AATAAAATCGGAGAAGCGACTGTTGGAACTCTGTTTAATCACATGATCAGTATGGAGCGAGAAGACTTGGCAGACATTTTGTAA